A window from gamma proteobacterium SS-5 encodes these proteins:
- a CDS encoding DUF3782 domain-containing protein has product MLRGEFADQRTTESRFDRVMDELQRSREESERKWEQHRAELQIYREECERRSAEHQAGLQKLREESEARSAQHSAELKAYRKECERRSAEHRAELQKFREESERKWEERDKAYRQEFDRVHEEIMNLARKQERSIGALGARWGISSERTFRNALAAVLTENFAVEVFNVNEFDDSGEVFGRPDQVELDVVISNGTLLLFELKSSASKADIHFFERKCRFYERRHQRKADRLIFVSPMVEEKALKLAQRLGVEVFTDTLDIKSL; this is encoded by the coding sequence ATGCTGCGTGGTGAGTTTGCCGACCAGCGCACAACCGAGTCACGCTTTGATCGGGTCATGGACGAGTTGCAGCGCAGCCGTGAGGAATCCGAGCGTAAGTGGGAACAACATAGAGCCGAATTGCAGATCTACCGCGAGGAGTGTGAACGCAGATCGGCGGAGCATCAGGCCGGTCTGCAAAAATTGCGCGAGGAGTCCGAGGCTAGATCAGCGCAGCACAGCGCCGAGCTGAAGGCCTACCGCAAGGAGTGTGAACGCAGATCGGCGGAGCATCGGGCCGAGCTGCAGAAATTCCGTGAGGAGTCCGAGCGCAAGTGGGAGGAACGGGATAAGGCGTACCGACAGGAGTTTGATCGGGTGCATGAGGAGATCATGAACCTGGCGCGTAAACAGGAGCGCTCCATTGGTGCCCTGGGGGCGCGTTGGGGCATTTCCTCCGAGCGCACCTTCCGCAATGCCCTGGCTGCGGTACTGACAGAGAACTTTGCCGTAGAGGTATTCAACGTCAATGAGTTTGATGACAGCGGCGAGGTATTTGGACGGCCCGATCAGGTAGAGCTGGACGTGGTCATCAGCAACGGCACGCTGCTGCTGTTTGAGCTGAAGTCCTCCGCCAGCAAGGCGGATATCCATTTCTTTGAGCGTAAATGCCGTTTTTATGAAAGACGCCACCAGCGCAAGGCCGACCGGCTGATCTTTGTCTCGCCCATGGTGGAAGAAAAGGCCCTGAAGCTGGCCCAACGCTTGGGTGTTGAGGTCTTTACCGATACCCTGGACATCAAATCCCTCTAG
- a CDS encoding TonB-dependent receptor, translating into MEKTMHLQRSLSLALLSGISFTAQAEPLADEILVTASKTETPPAAVRQLDTEDLRPLMSATNDSASLLRDVPGMSLYGSGGVSSLPVIHGLGDDRLRTKINGMDIISACGNHMNSPLSYIDPSNVGKVTVFSNLAPVSSGGDSIGGTIIVESAAPEFAEAGGILRKGSAGVSYRSNGDVLSGNLSATLASDRFSLNYQGATVESENYTAGGNFKPAGVTYANDVGDPILDADEVGSSRYKATNQAITLGVRNDNHLFQLKVGVQDIPYQGWPNQRMDMTGNESEQFILSYNGDYNWGKLEAKAYKEHTRHWMQFDRDKLYWYGSNSPAAVPYYPQGVPCPTIPGAPGTNGCAAGMPMDTEADNLGFSLKADVNLNERDLLRIGAEAQNYTLDEWWNASGKGMAPNTYINFNNGERDRRALFGEWEASWSPQWLTQLGLRYERVNMDTGPVQGYSPTYEGVDASLFNAADRAREDDNIDLTAMARFTPDDTRSIEFGYSRKTRSPNLYERYAWSTHGMSMRMINWAGDANGYVGNLNLEPEVAHSLSATFNLHDPDQTRWGLSITPYYTYVDDYIDAARCDRGGAAPNNACTAANMSGSDKYVYLEFVNQSAILKGLDISGHATLAEGTALGTITLNGLLNVVDGENDTTGDNLYNIMPLNAKLSLNQELGNWNSSLELVLVDSKDDVSATRNEMQTDGYALVNLRGSYQYKQARFDFGVENLFDRNYDHPLGGAYMGEGQTMAGTAVPWGTPVPGMGRSVYAGVQVDF; encoded by the coding sequence ATGGAGAAAACCATGCACTTGCAACGCAGTCTATCCCTTGCCCTGCTTAGCGGAATTTCCTTCACCGCTCAGGCCGAACCCCTGGCCGATGAGATCCTCGTCACCGCCAGCAAGACCGAAACCCCGCCCGCCGCTGTGCGCCAGCTGGATACTGAGGACCTGCGGCCGCTGATGTCCGCCACCAACGACAGCGCCAGCCTGCTGCGCGATGTCCCCGGCATGAGCCTGTACGGTTCCGGCGGCGTGTCCAGCCTGCCGGTGATCCACGGCCTGGGGGATGACCGTTTGCGCACCAAGATCAATGGCATGGATATCATCTCCGCCTGCGGCAACCACATGAACTCGCCCCTGTCCTACATCGACCCGAGCAATGTCGGCAAGGTCACTGTGTTCTCCAACCTGGCCCCGGTCAGCTCCGGCGGTGATAGCATCGGCGGCACCATCATCGTCGAATCCGCCGCGCCCGAGTTTGCCGAGGCCGGTGGCATTCTGCGCAAGGGCAGCGCCGGGGTCTCCTACCGCAGCAACGGCGACGTGCTCAGCGGTAATCTCTCCGCCACCCTGGCCAGCGACCGCTTCAGCCTGAACTATCAGGGCGCTACCGTTGAATCAGAAAACTACACCGCCGGCGGCAACTTCAAGCCCGCTGGAGTGACCTACGCCAATGATGTGGGCGACCCCATCCTGGATGCCGATGAGGTCGGCTCCAGCCGCTACAAGGCCACCAATCAGGCCATCACCCTGGGGGTGCGCAACGACAACCACCTGTTCCAGCTCAAGGTCGGCGTGCAGGACATCCCCTACCAGGGCTGGCCCAACCAGCGCATGGACATGACCGGCAACGAGAGCGAGCAGTTCATCCTCAGCTACAACGGCGACTATAACTGGGGCAAGCTGGAGGCCAAGGCCTACAAGGAGCATACCCGCCACTGGATGCAGTTCGATCGTGACAAGCTGTACTGGTACGGCTCCAACAGCCCTGCCGCCGTGCCCTACTACCCCCAGGGCGTGCCCTGCCCGACCATCCCCGGCGCGCCGGGTACCAACGGCTGCGCCGCCGGTATGCCCATGGACACCGAGGCCGACAACCTGGGCTTCTCCCTCAAGGCCGACGTCAACCTCAACGAGCGTGACCTGCTGCGGATCGGCGCCGAGGCGCAGAACTACACCCTGGACGAATGGTGGAATGCCTCCGGCAAGGGCATGGCGCCCAACACCTACATCAACTTCAACAACGGCGAGCGTGACCGCCGCGCCCTGTTTGGCGAGTGGGAGGCCAGCTGGAGCCCGCAGTGGCTGACCCAGTTAGGCCTGCGCTATGAGCGGGTGAATATGGACACCGGTCCGGTGCAGGGTTACAGCCCGACCTATGAAGGCGTGGATGCCAGCCTGTTCAACGCCGCCGACCGCGCCCGGGAAGACGACAACATCGACCTCACCGCCATGGCCCGCTTCACCCCGGACGATACGCGCAGCATTGAGTTCGGTTACTCGCGCAAGACCCGCTCGCCCAACCTGTACGAACGCTATGCCTGGTCCACCCATGGCATGTCCATGCGCATGATCAACTGGGCCGGCGATGCCAACGGCTATGTGGGCAATCTGAATCTGGAGCCCGAGGTGGCCCACAGCCTCAGCGCCACCTTCAATCTGCATGACCCGGATCAGACCCGCTGGGGCCTGAGCATCACCCCCTACTACACCTACGTGGACGACTACATCGATGCGGCCCGTTGCGACAGAGGCGGCGCTGCGCCGAACAATGCCTGTACCGCAGCCAATATGAGCGGCAGCGACAAGTACGTCTATCTGGAGTTCGTCAACCAGTCGGCCATCCTCAAGGGTTTGGATATCTCCGGCCACGCCACCCTGGCCGAGGGCACTGCCCTGGGTACCATCACCCTCAACGGCCTGCTCAATGTGGTTGATGGCGAGAACGACACCACCGGCGACAACCTCTACAACATCATGCCGCTGAATGCCAAGCTGAGCCTGAATCAGGAGCTGGGCAACTGGAACAGCAGTCTGGAGCTGGTGCTGGTGGACAGCAAGGACGATGTCTCCGCCACCCGCAACGAGATGCAGACCGATGGCTACGCCCTGGTCAACCTGCGCGGCAGCTACCAGTACAAGCAGGCGCGCTTCGACTTCGGCGTGGAGAACCTGTTCGACCGCAACTACGACCACCCCCTGGGCGGCGCCTACATGGGTGAGGGCCAGACCATGGCCGGTACCGCCGTGCCCTGGGGCACCCCGGTGCCGGGCATGGGCCGCTCGGTCTATGCCGGGGTACAGGTGGATTTCTAA
- a CDS encoding TonB-dependent receptor: protein MHLQPPSPLPAPLAWTGPIKTPLASALLALLPLAQAQGFEDYDEVIVSATRIEQPVEDVNASVQVISRERIEKFSGRSISDVLQSADGVLVRDGGSTSTISLRGFDAGHTLILVDGMRRTEKYAGSNVNNVSLENVERIEIVRGPMSALYGSEALGGVINIVTRQAEGSPSTRAKLTLGATDDGQRETALLHLSSGWAGASSSHRVGLEAKYRDPFRLDKDSLATDLRQEQRLFLNYDGRFNLGADAKLGISLEYLDQDDEGTGLDRFGTPYDQIEQETRHFAGATYSNRLGQGTLSLNLGYGSSSATVNRGTVTDETTEFDEFQTEIAYAWEASEAHLINLGAGYRSDDVEISLLSKQADRDVSHVFIQDQWAISEQVELTLGGRYDDYSDFGDTFNPRATLAWRPGDWGLRVSHGTGFKAPTLLNLYMQDMVRGRYLIRGNENLQPEESKTTELALTYGFDLGQVEFIVHDSSLTDLISSQATGNLVGGLAEMVYQNVDQAEISGAEFLLDLEPADDTRLRFGLEYLDARDALSQERLTDRPRWQMHVGLSKQIGRTSLDLRLRHMRDFWATDPVPFASPYASNFTTASLHLDYELSPSINLFGGVDNLFDQEMPENIAFRGTPDDPGARYFFVGVKGSL, encoded by the coding sequence ATGCACCTGCAACCCCCATCCCCCCTGCCCGCCCCACTGGCCTGGACCGGCCCGATCAAGACCCCTTTGGCATCCGCCCTGCTTGCCCTGCTGCCCCTGGCCCAGGCCCAGGGGTTCGAGGACTATGACGAGGTCATCGTCTCGGCGACCCGTATCGAACAACCGGTGGAGGACGTCAACGCCTCGGTGCAGGTCATTTCACGGGAGCGCATCGAGAAGTTCTCGGGGCGCAGCATTTCCGATGTCCTGCAATCCGCCGATGGCGTGCTGGTGCGCGACGGCGGCAGCACCTCCACCATCAGCCTGCGCGGTTTCGACGCCGGCCACACCCTGATCCTGGTTGACGGCATGCGCCGCACGGAGAAATACGCCGGCAGCAACGTCAACAACGTCTCCCTGGAGAACGTCGAGCGCATCGAGATCGTGCGTGGCCCCATGTCGGCCCTGTATGGCTCTGAGGCCCTTGGCGGAGTCATCAACATAGTCACCCGACAGGCCGAGGGCAGCCCGTCCACCCGCGCCAAGCTGACCCTGGGGGCCACCGATGACGGCCAGCGCGAGACCGCTCTGCTGCATCTGTCCAGCGGCTGGGCGGGCGCGTCCAGCAGCCACCGCGTGGGGCTGGAGGCCAAATACCGCGACCCCTTCCGGCTTGACAAGGACAGCCTGGCCACCGATCTGCGTCAGGAGCAGCGGCTGTTTCTCAATTACGATGGCCGCTTCAATCTGGGCGCGGATGCCAAGCTGGGCATCAGCCTGGAGTACCTGGATCAGGATGACGAGGGCACCGGGCTGGACCGATTTGGCACCCCCTACGACCAGATCGAGCAGGAGACCCGGCATTTCGCCGGGGCCACCTACTCCAACCGGTTAGGACAGGGCACCCTCAGCCTGAACCTGGGCTACGGCAGCAGCAGCGCCACCGTCAATCGCGGCACGGTGACCGACGAAACCACGGAGTTCGACGAATTCCAGACAGAGATCGCCTACGCCTGGGAGGCCTCGGAGGCCCATCTGATCAATCTTGGCGCAGGCTACCGGTCTGACGACGTGGAGATCAGCCTGCTATCAAAACAGGCTGATCGGGATGTGAGTCATGTATTTATCCAGGATCAATGGGCGATATCGGAGCAGGTGGAGCTGACCCTGGGCGGCCGCTACGATGACTACAGTGATTTTGGCGACACCTTCAACCCCCGCGCCACCCTGGCCTGGCGGCCAGGAGACTGGGGCCTTAGGGTCAGTCACGGCACCGGCTTCAAGGCCCCCACCCTGCTCAATCTCTACATGCAGGACATGGTGCGCGGGCGTTATCTGATTCGCGGCAACGAGAACCTGCAACCCGAGGAGTCCAAGACCACGGAACTGGCCCTGACCTACGGCTTTGATCTGGGCCAGGTGGAGTTCATCGTCCATGATTCCAGCCTGACCGACCTGATCAGCTCACAGGCGACCGGCAATCTGGTGGGCGGCCTGGCGGAGATGGTCTATCAGAATGTGGATCAGGCCGAGATCAGCGGCGCGGAGTTTTTGCTCGACCTGGAACCGGCCGATGACACCCGCCTGCGCTTCGGTCTGGAATACCTGGATGCGCGTGACGCCCTCAGCCAGGAGCGCCTGACCGACCGGCCGCGCTGGCAGATGCATGTGGGACTGAGCAAACAGATCGGCCGCACCAGCCTGGACCTCAGGCTAAGGCACATGCGCGACTTCTGGGCCACCGACCCCGTGCCCTTCGCCAGCCCCTATGCCAGCAACTTCACCACCGCCAGCCTGCATCTGGACTATGAACTCTCCCCCTCGATCAACCTGTTTGGCGGGGTGGATAACCTGTTCGACCAGGAGATGCCGGAGAATATCGCCTTCCGTGGCACCCCGGACGACCCAGGTGCCCGGTATTTCTTTGTCGGCGTCAAGGGCTCGCTTTGA
- a CDS encoding glycosyltransferase, whose translation MRLSLIIPARNEAKSLADLLPRIFALNLADEVLVVNDGSSDDTAQVAKAAGARVIHNPYRMGNGAAIKNGARHAQGDILLFMDADGQHDPADIPRLLARLDEGFEMVIGARSFASQASLGRGLANGIYNGLASYMTGQRVEDLTSGFRVVRAEKFRQFLYLLPNGFSYPTTITMAFFRAGYALSYLPIVAGKREGKSHIQPLKDGVRFLLIIFRVGTLYSPLKLFAPVSLGFFLLALGYFLATWRFTNMSALLFTTSMLVFLIGLVSEQITALMYKDD comes from the coding sequence ATGCGCCTCTCCCTCATCATCCCCGCCCGCAATGAGGCCAAATCCCTGGCCGACCTGCTGCCACGCATCTTCGCCCTGAACCTGGCCGACGAGGTATTGGTGGTCAACGATGGCTCCAGCGACGACACCGCCCAGGTGGCCAAGGCCGCCGGTGCGCGGGTCATTCACAACCCCTATCGCATGGGCAATGGTGCCGCCATCAAGAACGGTGCCCGGCATGCCCAGGGGGATATACTGCTGTTCATGGATGCCGATGGCCAACACGACCCGGCGGACATCCCGCGCCTTCTGGCCCGCCTGGACGAGGGCTTCGAGATGGTCATAGGGGCGCGCAGCTTCGCCTCCCAGGCCAGCCTGGGGCGGGGCCTGGCCAACGGCATCTACAACGGCCTGGCCAGCTACATGACAGGTCAGCGGGTCGAAGACCTGACCTCGGGCTTTCGCGTTGTCCGGGCCGAGAAATTCCGCCAGTTCCTCTATCTGTTGCCGAACGGCTTCTCCTACCCCACCACCATCACCATGGCCTTCTTCCGGGCGGGCTATGCCCTCAGCTACCTGCCCATAGTGGCGGGTAAGCGCGAGGGCAAAAGCCACATCCAGCCACTGAAGGACGGGGTGCGTTTTCTGCTCATCATCTTCCGCGTCGGCACCCTGTACTCGCCCCTGAAGCTCTTCGCCCCGGTAAGCCTGGGTTTCTTTCTGCTCGCCCTGGGCTATTTCCTCGCTACCTGGCGCTTTACCAACATGAGCGCATTGCTCTTTACCACCTCCATGCTGGTATTTCTCATCGGTCTGGTATCGGAGCAGATCACGGCGCTGATGTACAAGGATGATTAG
- the glgB gene encoding 1,4-alpha-glucan branching protein GlgB produces the protein MAKKSPINPDLQRIIDARHQDPFEVLGRHEQDGQVLVRVFLPHAERVQIAEGGLSLERIPGTDFFEWRGPAEQVPYRYRLVWHDDEHHEQVHHDPYCFPPQLGDVDLHLFGEGRHWHAYRFLGAHLHQVDEVAGVLFAVWAPNAARVSVVGDFNRWDGRAHPMRMRTGGVWELFIPNLHAGQLYKFEIRNDKWNAVFSKADPYGRRHELRPLTASIIEAPSQYQWGDAEWLKQRADHDWQHRPMSIYEVHPGSWQRGPEGEMLNYRELAHRLVDYVQQLGFSHIELLPITEHPYDLSWGYQATGYYAPTSRFGTPDDFRYFVDHCHRNGIGVIMDWVPAHFPKDAHGLARFDGTPLYEHEDPRLGEHKDWSTLIYNFGRYEVKNFLLSSALFWLEEMHIDGLRVDAVASMLYLDYSRKEGEWLPNQFGGRENLEAITFIRDMNEVVHGQVPGVLTMAEESTSWPQVSRPTYVGGLGFDLKWNMGWMNDSLSYFSYAPIFRQYHQDMLTFSMLYAFTENFLLPFSHDEVVHGKGSMLGKMPGDEWQRHANLRLLYTYLFTHPGKKLLFMGTEFGQGREWNSAEVLDWYVLDYPLHQGMQTLVKDLNGLYHHSPALYHYEFDWQGFEWIDCSDAAHSILIFLRKGAQGESLVVALNLTPEVREGYRIGLPQNGAYREIFNSDSEYYGGSNTGNGPNPLQAEERPWMNRPYSIELTLPPLAGIVLRPELG, from the coding sequence ATGGCCAAAAAATCCCCGATTAACCCAGACCTGCAACGCATCATCGACGCCCGCCATCAGGATCCCTTCGAGGTCCTCGGCCGCCACGAACAAGACGGTCAGGTGCTGGTGCGGGTGTTCCTGCCCCATGCCGAGCGGGTACAGATCGCCGAGGGCGGGCTTTCGCTTGAGCGCATCCCCGGCACCGATTTCTTCGAGTGGCGCGGCCCGGCCGAGCAGGTACCCTACCGTTACCGTCTGGTCTGGCATGACGATGAACACCACGAACAGGTCCATCACGACCCCTATTGCTTCCCGCCCCAGTTGGGGGACGTGGACCTGCACCTGTTCGGCGAGGGCCGTCACTGGCATGCCTATAGATTCCTCGGTGCCCATCTGCATCAGGTGGACGAGGTGGCCGGGGTGCTGTTTGCCGTCTGGGCACCCAACGCCGCCCGGGTCAGCGTGGTGGGCGACTTCAACCGCTGGGATGGCCGCGCCCACCCCATGCGCATGCGCACCGGCGGGGTCTGGGAGCTGTTCATCCCCAACCTACATGCCGGTCAGTTGTACAAGTTCGAGATCCGCAACGACAAATGGAACGCGGTATTCTCCAAGGCCGACCCCTATGGCCGCCGCCATGAGCTGCGCCCCCTGACCGCCTCCATCATCGAGGCACCCAGCCAGTACCAGTGGGGCGATGCCGAATGGCTCAAGCAGCGCGCCGACCACGACTGGCAGCACCGGCCCATGTCCATCTACGAGGTCCACCCGGGCTCCTGGCAGCGCGGCCCCGAGGGCGAGATGCTCAACTACCGCGAGCTGGCCCATCGTCTGGTGGACTATGTGCAGCAGCTGGGCTTCAGCCACATCGAGCTGCTGCCCATCACCGAGCATCCCTACGACCTGTCCTGGGGCTATCAGGCCACCGGTTACTACGCGCCCACCAGCCGGTTTGGCACGCCGGACGATTTCCGCTACTTTGTCGATCACTGTCACCGCAACGGCATTGGCGTGATCATGGACTGGGTGCCGGCCCACTTCCCCAAGGACGCCCACGGCCTGGCCCGCTTCGATGGCACGCCGCTGTACGAACATGAAGACCCGCGCCTGGGCGAGCACAAGGACTGGTCCACCCTGATCTATAACTTTGGCCGCTATGAGGTGAAGAACTTCCTGCTCTCCTCCGCCCTGTTCTGGCTGGAGGAAATGCACATCGACGGCCTGCGCGTGGATGCCGTGGCCTCCATGCTCTACCTGGACTACTCGCGCAAGGAGGGCGAGTGGCTGCCCAATCAGTTCGGCGGCCGCGAGAACCTGGAGGCCATCACCTTCATCCGCGATATGAACGAGGTGGTGCACGGCCAGGTGCCCGGCGTACTGACCATGGCCGAGGAGTCCACCTCCTGGCCCCAGGTCAGCCGCCCCACCTACGTCGGCGGCCTGGGCTTTGACCTGAAGTGGAACATGGGCTGGATGAACGACAGCCTCAGCTACTTCAGCTACGCCCCTATCTTCCGCCAGTACCATCAGGACATGCTCACCTTCAGCATGCTCTATGCCTTCACCGAGAACTTCCTGCTGCCTTTCTCCCACGACGAGGTGGTGCACGGCAAGGGCTCCATGCTGGGCAAGATGCCCGGCGACGAGTGGCAGCGCCATGCCAATCTGCGCCTGCTCTACACCTACCTGTTCACCCATCCGGGCAAGAAACTGCTGTTCATGGGCACCGAATTCGGCCAGGGCCGCGAATGGAACAGCGCCGAGGTGCTCGACTGGTATGTGCTCGACTACCCCCTGCACCAGGGTATGCAGACCCTGGTCAAGGACCTCAACGGGCTCTATCACCACAGCCCGGCGCTCTATCATTACGAGTTCGACTGGCAGGGTTTCGAGTGGATCGACTGCAGCGACGCCGCCCATTCCATCCTCATCTTCCTGCGCAAGGGTGCCCAGGGTGAGAGCCTGGTGGTGGCGCTGAACCTCACCCCCGAGGTACGCGAGGGCTACCGCATCGGCCTGCCCCAGAATGGTGCCTATCGGGAGATCTTCAACTCGGACTCGGAGTACTACGGCGGCAGCAACACCGGCAACGGCCCGAACCCGCTGCAGGCGGAGGAAAGGCCCTGGATGAACCGGCCCTATTCGATTGAACTGACCCTGCCGCCACTGGCGGGCATAGTTTTGCGGCCTGAACTCGGCTGA
- a CDS encoding 4Fe-4S binding protein — protein MNEQQVTVNPPETDDNRPGRAWRWDITATPALAWTLRKPWPLTGLRLLVLGLLLLGIGHGLTQPDSKTGLSLLLFWGLFWPLLTVMVTPSFGNLFCAICPHGFIGRWLSPVGLKRRFPKALRGGMIGLSILVFGYWFIHYSMPGQLERSTQVTAWYFLGFSLFALASFYLFYGMAYCKELCPLGRLLAVYGKLGATRISTRKADCASCRGFECAKACRYKLSPFLFEKNNNMEQCTLCMDCVQACDSVRVQLQPPGLSLFQPIKRIGGSSDYWVLLVVLAVAGVAVQMLHGLQHSGLRDSLPWNLAGAWLNTALGVSPKVFDFGRVLGLGLALIMTLIAAGIGYRRAARLAGTDYLTARQGLVYGLAPAVILGLMPHTLTRFFTNDAHALANAFSGLLGGNLALEPLASRGDPWLFSLSLLAYLGMIWSLTTLWKRSRLLTPHADLGLRLRVWFWACLPLLLFIAIYLFKAWAFMTYGPAPRH, from the coding sequence ATGAACGAACAACAAGTGACCGTAAATCCGCCCGAGACTGACGATAACCGCCCGGGCAGGGCCTGGCGCTGGGATATCACCGCCACGCCAGCCCTGGCCTGGACGCTGCGCAAACCCTGGCCCCTGACCGGCCTGCGTCTGCTGGTACTGGGCCTGCTGCTACTGGGCATAGGCCACGGCCTGACCCAGCCGGACAGCAAGACCGGGCTGAGCCTGCTGCTGTTCTGGGGGCTGTTCTGGCCCCTGCTGACGGTGATGGTCACCCCCAGCTTCGGCAACCTGTTCTGCGCTATCTGTCCGCACGGCTTCATCGGCCGCTGGCTCTCCCCTGTGGGGCTGAAGCGGCGCTTCCCCAAGGCCCTGCGCGGCGGCATGATCGGCCTGTCCATCCTGGTGTTCGGCTACTGGTTCATCCACTACAGCATGCCCGGTCAGCTGGAGCGCTCGACCCAGGTGACGGCCTGGTATTTCCTGGGCTTCAGCCTGTTCGCCCTGGCCAGTTTCTACCTGTTTTACGGCATGGCCTATTGCAAGGAACTCTGCCCCCTGGGCCGGCTTTTGGCGGTATATGGCAAGCTGGGCGCGACCCGGATCAGCACCCGGAAAGCCGACTGCGCCAGCTGTCGCGGCTTTGAATGCGCCAAGGCCTGCCGCTACAAGCTATCCCCCTTTCTGTTCGAGAAAAACAACAACATGGAGCAGTGTACCCTGTGCATGGACTGCGTACAGGCCTGCGACAGCGTGCGCGTACAGCTGCAACCACCGGGGCTGAGCCTGTTCCAGCCGATCAAACGCATCGGCGGCTCCTCCGATTACTGGGTGCTGCTGGTGGTGCTTGCCGTTGCCGGGGTGGCGGTGCAGATGCTGCACGGCCTGCAGCACAGCGGGCTGCGCGACAGCCTGCCCTGGAATCTGGCCGGTGCCTGGCTCAATACGGCCCTCGGGGTGTCCCCCAAGGTGTTTGATTTTGGCCGCGTTCTGGGCCTTGGCCTGGCGCTGATCATGACCCTGATCGCCGCCGGGATCGGCTACCGCCGCGCCGCCCGACTGGCCGGCACGGATTATCTGACGGCCCGTCAGGGCCTGGTCTATGGCCTGGCCCCGGCGGTCATCCTTGGCCTTATGCCGCACACCCTGACGCGCTTTTTCACCAATGATGCCCACGCCCTGGCCAATGCCTTTTCCGGCCTGCTCGGCGGCAACCTGGCGCTGGAGCCCCTGGCCAGCCGTGGCGACCCCTGGCTGTTCTCCCTGAGCCTGCTGGCCTACCTGGGCATGATCTGGTCTCTGACCACCCTGTGGAAACGCAGCCGCCTGCTGACCCCCCATGCCGATCTGGGCCTGCGCCTGCGGGTCTGGTTCTGGGCCTGCCTGCCCCTGCTGCTGTTCATCGCCATCTACCTGTTCAAGGCCTGGGCCTTCATGACCTACGGCCCCGCGCCTCGCCATTGA
- the ribF gene encoding bifunctional riboflavin kinase/FAD synthetase has protein sequence MQLIRGLHNLKPEHRGCVATIGNFDGVHLGHQAVFAELLAEGRRLGLPACVISFEPQPLEFFAPQRAPARLTRLREKLQVIAASGIERVLLLEFNPHLAAMTAEDFVQRILLDGLGVRHLYVGDDFRFGQGRGGDKALLERMGRRLGFAVDNLCTRSLGGARISSTRIRAALEQGDLALAAACLGRPYRVCGRVIHGAKRGRTIGFPTANLDLKRRVCPLRGVFAVRLGGLYPNQALPGVANIGNRPTVSGPPRYLLEVHLFDFTEQIYGRQVEVEFVQRLREERRFDSFEQLRRQIELDGFRARQVLGAGVSPDQDKNGL, from the coding sequence ATGCAACTGATTCGTGGATTGCACAACCTGAAACCGGAGCATCGCGGCTGTGTTGCCACCATCGGCAATTTCGATGGGGTGCACCTGGGCCATCAGGCGGTATTCGCCGAACTGCTGGCCGAGGGGCGTCGGCTGGGCCTGCCCGCCTGCGTTATCAGCTTTGAGCCACAGCCCCTGGAGTTCTTTGCCCCGCAGCGGGCACCGGCGCGACTGACCCGGCTGCGGGAAAAGCTACAGGTTATCGCCGCCAGTGGTATCGAGCGGGTCTTGCTGCTGGAGTTCAATCCACACCTGGCGGCCATGACGGCGGAGGATTTTGTGCAGCGTATTCTGCTGGATGGTCTGGGGGTGCGCCACCTCTATGTGGGCGATGATTTCCGCTTCGGCCAGGGGCGCGGTGGCGACAAGGCCCTGCTGGAGCGCATGGGCCGACGGCTGGGCTTTGCGGTGGACAATCTCTGCACCCGCAGTCTGGGCGGCGCGCGCATCAGCAGTACGCGCATCCGCGCCGCCCTGGAGCAGGGCGACCTGGCCCTGGCCGCCGCCTGCCTGGGGCGGCCCTATCGAGTCTGCGGCCGGGTCATCCACGGTGCCAAACGGGGCCGTACCATCGGCTTTCCCACCGCCAATCTGGATCTTAAGCGCCGGGTCTGCCCCCTGCGGGGGGTGTTTGCCGTGCGCCTGGGGGGCCTCTACCCCAACCAGGCCCTGCCGGGCGTGGCCAATATCGGCAACCGGCCCACGGTCAGCGGCCCACCGCGTTACCTGCTGGAGGTGCATCTGTTCGATTTTACAGAGCAGATCTACGGCCGCCAGGTGGAGGTGGAGTTTGTGCAACGCCTGCGCGAGGAGCGGCGCTTTGACTCCTTCGAACAATTGCGTCGTCAGATCGAGCTGGACGGATTCAGGGCCAGGCAGGTGTTGGGGGCTGGCGTGTCCCCTGATCAAGACAAAAATGGCCTATAA